In Crinalium epipsammum PCC 9333, the genomic window CCTTAGCTTTATTGCATAGTATGAGAGCAGCGATTGAATTGCCAGAAGGTGCAGCAGAGCAAGCGGCTGCACAGGCTCAAGCGCGTCAAGATATCAATGATTTTGCCTCTCGCTACCGTCGAGATAGCTCTGTAAGTAAGCTTAGTTCTTTTACTACAATCAGAACAGCTTTGAATTCCTTAGCTACTCAATATACTTCCTATCCCAATCGTCCTTTGCCACAAAAACTCAAGGAGCGTTTAGAGCAGGAGTTTGAGCAAATAGAAGCTGCTCTCAAGCGTGGAACTTAACCGCAAAGGTTGCCAAGATTAATTCCTGAATTGATCGCAAATTTTAGGGGTTTGATTAATCAAACCCTTCTTTGATAGTTAACACCATTTTATAGCAGTCTGCATCGTCAGTTTTCCTCAAAGGATTTGTTAACCAAAAATTTCAAAATAATGAATGTCCGCGCCCTATCTAGCTACAGCGATACCAAATACAGTATTAGAGGTTAAGCTAACGGGAACATTTACTAGCCATAAAGCAATCAGATAAAGAAACTGTTTCAAAAGTCTGGTAATGGGGAAAAGGTGAAACAACTATATATAAATTGAATTTTGAGATTGATGCCAGTAAAACCAGCAAGAGAATTAATTGCACTGCTTTTATTTACAGAGATAGTAGAAGATAGTTATCTTTTCAATAGAAGATATTCCCTCAACTTGGTGTTTGATAATCGCGTGCTGAAACAATTTGATGGTAGTGATGAACCTTTATAAGAGTTATTTATTGATGTCTACAGGTATATCAAAAAGTTTGACTAAACAGCGATTTATGGAAGCATCCCTCAAGATTTTACCTTCAGCCCAACGTTTAAATCGTAGTTTAGTAGCCGCGCTATTGACGAGTAGTATGTTGACTCAATGCTGGTTTCCTAAACCTGCCTCA contains:
- the psb27 gene encoding photosystem II protein Psb27, with amino-acid sequence MKRYFSRLIALVLVAVIGLMGCSSNSQVMTGDYRQDTLALLHSMRAAIELPEGAAEQAAAQAQARQDINDFASRYRRDSSVSKLSSFTTIRTALNSLATQYTSYPNRPLPQKLKERLEQEFEQIEAALKRGT